The Myxococcaceae bacterium JPH2 nucleotide sequence CGCTCCTCGCGGACACGAGGAGCGACGCCGCGCCTCGTCTCGCTCCTCCTGGACGCGACGGTTTCAACCCACGCTCCTCGCGGACACGAGGAGCGACGCCCCGCCCAGTCCAACGCCTGGGTGATAGCCTGGTTTCAACCCACGCTCCTTGCGGACACGAGGAGCGACATGAACTCGTCAACCGCACCGCGCATGTCGAGGTTTCAACCCACGCTCCTCGCGGACACGAGGAGCGACGGGCCTCTGGCGAGCCTCACCGCATATTCCGCGGTTTCAACCCACGCTCCTCGCGGACACGCGGAGCGACGCCCCGCCCAGTCCAACGCCTGGGTGATAGCCTGGTTTCAACCCACGCTCCTTGCGGACACGAGGAGCGACATGAACTCGTCAACCGCACCGCGCATGTCGAGGTTTCAACCCACGCTCCTCGCGGACACGAGGAGCGACCTCCAGGACTACGGGATGGGGACGTCGCCAGTGGGTTTCAACCCACGCTCCTCGCGGACACGAGGAGCGACTGGCCTCTGGCGAGCCTCACCGCATATTCCGCGGTTTCAACCCACGCTCCTCGCGGACACGAGGAGCGACTAGCGCCATTCACCAGCACGAGGGACTGGCGAAGTTTCAACCCACGCTCCTCGCGGACACGAGGAGCGACCCTGGAGGAGCTGTCGCCTCATTTCCTCGGTGATGTTTCAACCCACGCTCCTCGCGGACACGAGGAGCGACATCCACGGGCGATCGGCCGTGAAGGAGCCAGTCCAGTTTCAACCCACGCTCCTCGCGGACACGAGGAGCGACCAGTTCCGCGCACGACTGGCAGCCACTCATCAGTTTCAACCCACGCTCCTCGCGGACACGAGGAGCGACCATGGAGTCAAGGACTACTCCTCGGTCCCCTCCTGTTTCAACCCACGCTCCTCGCGGACACGAGGAGCGACATGGAGCCAAACCAAGATGCCAGCCGATATCAAGTTTCAACCCACGCTCCTCGCGGACACGAGGAGCGACCATGTCGCTCGGAAGTCCTTGAGCATTCTGCCGGTTTCAACCCACGCTCCTCGCGGACACGAGGAGCGACTATCCGGGCCTGATTCATCAGTGCTTCGAGCAGTTTCAACCCACGCTCCTCGCGGACACGAGGAGCGACTATCCGGGCCTGATTCATCAGTGCTTCGAGCAGTTTCAACCCACGCTCCTCGCGGACACGAGGAGCGACCATGTCGCTCGGAAGTCCTTGAGCATTCTGCCGGTTTCAACCCACGCTCCTCGCGGACACGAGGAGCGACTATCAGGGCCTGATTCATCAGTGCTTCGAGCAGTTTCAACCCACGCTCCTCGCGGACACGAGGAGCGACCGTCGCTGTTCCCGCGCGGGAGTCAGGCGCTGTCGTTTCAACCCACGCTCCTCGCGGACACGAGGAGCGACATCCGCAGGATGGCGAACCCGGTGCCGCGGCGCGCGTTTCAACCCACGCTCCTCGCGGACACGAGGAGCGACAACCGCCAGCCTCGTGGAAGCGAACGTGACCGCGTTTCAACCCACGCTCCTCGCGGACACGAGGAGCGACCTGATGCCCAGTACGCGCGCTACAAGCCCGTGGAGTTTCAACCCACGCTCCTCGCGGACACGAGGAGCGACTGCCGGTGATGTCCATGTTCGCCATGTTCTTACGTTTCAACCCACGCTCCTCGCGGACACGAGGAGCGACTTCCACGACCCCATGCTCGTCCCGCTCGGGCGAGGTTTCAACCCACGCTCCTCGCGGACACGAGGAGCGACGGTGGTCAGCTTCTTCAGCGTGTACTCGGCCGAGTTTCAACCCACGCTCCTCGCGGACACGACGAGCGACCGGGCCCCCCGAGACGAACTGGCGGCCCATCGGGTTTCAACCCACGCTCCTCGCGGACACGAGGAGCGACTTCCACGACCCCATGCGCGTCCCGCTCGGGCGAGGTTTCAACCCACGCTCCTCGCGGACACGAGGAGCGACCGGGCCCCCCGAGACGAACTGGCGGCCCATCGGGTTTCAACCCACGCTCCTCGCGGACACGAGGAGCGACTGAGCCCGTGCACGCTCTTGAGCGCACCTGCTGGTTTCAACCCACGCTCCTCGCGGACACGAGGAGCGACGGTGGTCAGCTTCTTCAGCGTGTACTCGGCCGAGTTTCAACCCACGCTCCTCGCGGACACGAGGAGCGACTGGGAAATTTACGACTGGATGCAACTTGGTCTAGTTTCAACCCACGCTCCTCGCGGACACGAGGAGCGACGTAGCCCCCTTGTCCCCGAGGGTGCCCGCAGTGTGTTTCAACCCACGCTCCTCGCGGACACGAGGAGCGACTGGCCATTGCCTCCGCGTTGATCTGCGACGTTCCGTTTCAACCCACGCTCCTCGCGGACACGAGGAGCGACCACGACGCGCCCCGGAGCGACCTCCGAACACAGGTTTCAACCCACGCTCCTCGCGGACACGAGGAGCGACTGTGCGGCTTCAGGATGATGGAGCCGTTGGAGCTGTTTCAACCCACGCTCCTCGCGGACACGAGGAGCGACGTCTGGCGAAGGTCGACCCCACCGGCATTTGCCGGTTTCAACCCACGCTCCTCGCGGACACGAGGAGCGACCCTGCTGCTCGCGCAGCTCCGGGCACGCGGGAGCGTTTCAACCCACGCTCCTCGCGGACACGAGGAGCGACGCTACGGCGCGCGACTGCTGGAGCTGCGGCGCGGCGTTTCAACCCACGCTCCTCGCGGACACGAGGAGCGACCGCGCTGCAGGCGAAGGCGCAGGACTACATCGCGTTTCAACCCACGCTCCTCGCGGACACGAGGAGCGACCTGATCCGTAGCATCACGCCGTCACAGGTCACTCGTTTCAACCCACGCTCCTCGCGGACACGAGGAGCGACAGCCCCCCTCACCCATCACGAAAGGAACCATCCATGTTTCAACCCACGCTCCTCGCGGACACGAGGAGCGACGACGGTGTCCATCACCTGCGTTCCGAACGGTGAGTTTCAACCCACGCTCCTCGCGGACACGAGGAGCGACGGGCTGTGTGACTTCGGCTCGTCCACGTCGAAGTCGTTTCAACCCACGCTCCTCGCGGACACGAGGAGCGACTGGGTCGGTGGTGAGTGGCAATTGATGCCATTCGTGTTTCAACCCACGCTCCTCGCGGACACGAGGAGCGACCATCCGGACGCCCGCCGAGCGCGAGGCCGCCCAGGTTTCAACCCACGCTCCTCGCGGACACGAGGAGCGACAGCGCCGCGCCGAGGTCCGTTGCCGCCGTGGCGCGTTTCAACCCACGCTCCTCGCGGACACGAGGAGCGACGGTGCGAGCTTCTTCGACAACATCGGGTATCTCGAGTTTCAACCCACGCTCCTCGCGGACACGAGGAGCGACTCTGCCTCACCAACTTACCGTGATTGCTGACGAATTGGGCCGGTTTCCGCGAACCTCCAATTTTGAGGCTGCGGGCGCTCGGGAATAGGGCTCCACTCTCTTGGAACCCCTGACGACTATTGTTGATTTCAATGAGCGCGAACGCTCGACGAACCCCGCACCGGCAGAGGTTCGCGCGCGCTCCATGAGCCGCCGGGCAGTCTAGAGGATGAGCGGTCCCTCGACATCCAGCGGCAGCCGGACACCGTGGTGCTCGGTCCGCTTCGCCGTATCCGCGTCCAGGAAGTAGAACCGCAGGCTGTCCCCGGCTGCGTCGAACTCGCTCAGCAGACGCGCTCGGAGCACCACCCAGTCCTTCGGCTCCAGGATGCACTCGAACACGGAGAACTGGACTCGTACGCCATGGTCTCGGCAGGCCCTCGCGATGCGCCTCAGGCGCCGCGGCCCCTCCGAGTCCGACACGCGCACGTCATAGCAAATCAAGACCGTGAGCTTCTTCATCCGTGCATGGCGAACGGTGGATAGGCATCCAACTCGCCGCGCACCGTGCGCGCGAGCAACAGCGCCTGAAGATGAGGCGCCATCCCCCACGTCGTCTCCTGCTCCAGGAACGCGTGGCGCACCTTCGCTTGCTTCGCGGTCTGGTATGCCACCAGAAACGCCTTGCGCGCCTCGTCCCGCAGCAACACCGCCCCCGCGAACTCTGTCCGGAAGTCCTCGGGCTTGAGCTGCCCACGATTGACCAAGGAGAAGACGAGTCGATCCACCACCGGCGCTCGGAACTCCTCCATCAGGTCCAGCGCCAGTGACAGACGGCCGGGCCGCTCCTCATGCAAGAACCCCACGGCGGGATCCAACCCGACGCCCGACAGGGCACCCGCACAGTCCTGCAACAGCAGCGCATACCCAAATGAGAGCAAGGCGTTCATGGGGTCTCTCGGGGGACGCCGGTTCCGTCCCTCGAACGAGAAGCCCTCCGCGCCGCCCTTCTTGAGGAGTGCGGGGAACGCCTCGAAATAGTCCCGCGCCGCGATGCCCTCCACTCCGCGCAGCGCATCCAAGTCCGACACCGACTCCAGGGTCCGCAGATGAATCGCCAGTCGTTTCGCTGTCTCAGAAAGCTCCGAGGCGTGTGCGGCCTCCGCGTCGCGCCGGGCATGGAGGATGAACTGCCTCGCGTTCGACACCTTTCCAATCACGAGGGCCCGCGCCAGCTCCAGGGTCCTCGCGGCATCGTCCGCGGCTCGGAACTGCTGCCTTCGCAGCAAGACATTGCCTCCGGGCACCCCCTCGACCCTCGCCAGGAATCGCCCCGTCACCCCGAAGAAGGACACGTGGATCCCCGACTCGATGCAGCTCTCCATCAGCTCGGGCGTGAGCCAGGCGCGCGACAGACACACCACGGAGCGCAGATGCCGCAGGGGCACCTCGGCCTTCTTCTCGTCCTGGATGGTGACGACCACGCACTCCCCCTCCTTATTCAGTCGGGTCCCTTCCACAGTGATGAACAAGGTGTTGAGCGCGGTCGTCATGGTCACTCACTCCTTCTGGAAAGGAATCAGGTCTCCACGGTCACTCGCTGCCTCAAGTAATCGCGGACTCGCTTCTGGCCCGCGGTGACTTGCGGCAAGCATCGTGGCTCCAGGGAGCAGCCATCACATTTCGGGGCTCGCACGGCGGTGGGCACGGACTGGGTGCGCAGCAGGGTATGCATCCGCTCGATGGACTCCTCGGTGAGGCGCCTCAGGGGCGCGTCGAAGCGGACCTCGTGACGCCGGTGCTGCGCTCCCGAAAAGATGGCTCCTTCAGGAACCTCCACACCGTGCATCTCCTCCAGGCACAGCGCCTGTGCGCAGAGCTGCACCCGGTCCGCGTCGAGCAACTTCCTCCGGCCGTGCTTGACCTCCACGGGATACGGCCGCCATCCCGAGGGAGTCGTCGCATCGCGCAGGTACTCCACGAGGTCCGCGCGCCCCGTCACCCGCAGCCGATCCGAGCCCAGGAGCACCGCGCGCTCCACTCGACTCGTGCGCCGGGAGTCGTGCCCCGGCAGATCCACACGCTCGTGCAGCAGCCGCCCTGAGGCAGTCAGCAGGTCCTCCAGCCAGATGCGCTCCACGTGGATGAGCGCCGCCTGCCGCTCACAGAACAGCAGGTGCTGCAACGCAGACAGCGTCACCCACGTGTCGCGCTCCATGACTCACCCCATCAAGTTCATGACTTCGATGCCCGCGGGAAGGCCCGCCTTGTCCACCGCGACGGCATAGTCGGAATACGCGCGTGCCGGCCGGCCCTCGTGCAGGGGCTTCACGCTTACTCGGTCGAACAGCGCATGGGCTGGCGCATTGCCCAAATCGGAGGCGTGTTTGAACACGATGACCTGCCGCATGGACATGAGTCCCCGCGCGGCGCTGCGATCCAGCTCGAAGATGTGCTCAAACGATTTGAAGAGCAGGTCCACGTCCGGCATCTCGAAGCGCGTCTGACGCGCCAAGTGCGGTGAAATGAATCCGTGGGCACGATAGAGGCCGTAGGGCACGATGTTCTTGCGTCCCATGGTGCGGTTGTCACCGCCCTGCTTCTCCGCCTCTCCTTCAGTGGCTACGGCCATGCGAGTGATGGAGTGCTCCAGCGAGACGATGGGCTCCACCGAGCGAGCGAAGGTGATTTGCACTGGGCCCCGCACCTGCCCGGCATTCGCTCCTGTGGACATCACAGCGCCAAAGGCACGCACGTCGAAGAACGTCTTGCACATCCACTCGCGGCCCTTGGCTACCTCGGAGCCTTGAGCCGTGCCCTTGTCATTGCGCTTCTTGCCATCCTCGGCATTCTCCGGCTTCTCGTTCAGGTTGACCTTCAGTGCCTCGTAGGCCTTCGCGATGGTTACATTGAGGATGGCCTTCTCCTTCACGAAGATGTCCAACCCTGGCTTCCCCGCCTGGGTGAGCTGGATGAAGTTGCGCACCTTGCGCTTGAGGCAGACATCCGTCACCAGCCCATGGCCCGT carries:
- the cas1c gene encoding type I-C CRISPR-associated endonuclease Cas1 — protein: MTTALNTLFITVEGTRLNKEGECVVVTIQDEKKAEVPLRHLRSVVCLSRAWLTPELMESCIESGIHVSFFGVTGRFLARVEGVPGGNVLLRRQQFRAADDAARTLELARALVIGKVSNARQFILHARRDAEAAHASELSETAKRLAIHLRTLESVSDLDALRGVEGIAARDYFEAFPALLKKGGAEGFSFEGRNRRPPRDPMNALLSFGYALLLQDCAGALSGVGLDPAVGFLHEERPGRLSLALDLMEEFRAPVVDRLVFSLVNRGQLKPEDFRTEFAGAVLLRDEARKAFLVAYQTAKQAKVRHAFLEQETTWGMAPHLQALLLARTVRGELDAYPPFAMHG
- the cas7c gene encoding type I-C CRISPR-associated protein Cas7/Csd2 gives rise to the protein MNELKNRYDFVLLFDVQDGNPNGDPDAGNLPRIDPETGHGLVTDVCLKRKVRNFIQLTQAGKPGLDIFVKEKAILNVTIAKAYEALKVNLNEKPENAEDGKKRNDKGTAQGSEVAKGREWMCKTFFDVRAFGAVMSTGANAGQVRGPVQITFARSVEPIVSLEHSITRMAVATEGEAEKQGGDNRTMGRKNIVPYGLYRAHGFISPHLARQTRFEMPDVDLLFKSFEHIFELDRSAARGLMSMRQVIVFKHASDLGNAPAHALFDRVSVKPLHEGRPARAYSDYAVAVDKAGLPAGIEVMNLMG
- the cas2 gene encoding CRISPR-associated endonuclease Cas2 — encoded protein: MKKLTVLICYDVRVSDSEGPRRLRRIARACRDHGVRVQFSVFECILEPKDWVVLRARLLSEFDAAGDSLRFYFLDADTAKRTEHHGVRLPLDVEGPLIL
- the cas4 gene encoding CRISPR-associated protein Cas4 codes for the protein MERDTWVTLSALQHLLFCERQAALIHVERIWLEDLLTASGRLLHERVDLPGHDSRRTSRVERAVLLGSDRLRVTGRADLVEYLRDATTPSGWRPYPVEVKHGRRKLLDADRVQLCAQALCLEEMHGVEVPEGAIFSGAQHRRHEVRFDAPLRRLTEESIERMHTLLRTQSVPTAVRAPKCDGCSLEPRCLPQVTAGQKRVRDYLRQRVTVET